Within the Salinimonas marina genome, the region TAACGGATAGCAAACCCTGGCCATGGCGAGGTAGAACCCTCAGAATAACAATAGCGAATTCGTATTGGAGTCACAGCTAAAGGCGGATGAGGCTGGAAAGCATTATGTGAGGGGGACTCAGGTGAGGGTGGGGTTATTCTATTCAGATACTGCTCAGATGGCTGCGTGGGACAAGACGCTGGTGGTCAGTTATTTCCCATAAAAAAATGCCAGTCAGTTACCCTGGCTGGCATTTATGGTTGGCTTACACGCCAAATCTTTCAAGATACGTAATTAGCAGTCTTTATCTTCTGCTTCCATACCTTCTTTTACATCTTCACAGGTATCTTCTACTGCATTACCTGCTTCGCTTACTGCTTCATCAATTTTTTCACCCGCATTTTCAGCACCGCCGTCATCACACGCGCTTAGAGAAAATGCAAAACCAGCTACCAAAAGTGTCTTCAGTAAGTTCTTGTACGACATCATAGTTCTTGCTCCTTTAATAAAATTTTTTATACTTTCGGTGATTTACCACGAAGCGCGTTGGCGATTAACGAAATGACCAACAATGCTACAAACACGAAAAATAAGAATTGGGCAATGCCTGTCGCTGCACCGGCAATGCCGCCAAAGCCAAAAACTGCTGCAATAATGGCGATTATAAAAAATGTAACTGCCCAACCTAACATAATTTCATCCTCGTTTAGCTTCCTTAATTTCATTATAAGTTATGCGCGAACCGTGCCAAAAATATAAGCTATTGATTAATATAGTTAAAGTGTTAACTTTTTTACGCTATAAAAAATGATTGAAGCAAAAATGGACTGTCAGAACGGGTTACTCTGCACTTTTTACACAGATATATTACTGAAATTTAAGAATAGATTACATTTCAGGCTTTGCCGGAAATAATCTGCAGAGAATTAGCTATACCGGCATGCGGCACGAATTTAAAAATCATGTGATTACCGCACAGGCACAAGCGCTATTTGAATCTTCGGCAGTGCCACAGTCGATAACGTCAGCGTTCGGCAAGCTAGGTTGTTGTCATGAGATGAGCAAGGTGGGAGGGGGAGAAAAGTTGAGTCATGTCACTAAGACGGGTAGCAACCGAAAAAAGCTTTTAAAAGAGAACCGCGAGGTAGGGGAGCAACCACGCCAGCGGGCATTAGCCCGCTATGGCTGTTGCATGGTGGAATGACCCAAGTTCTTCACGACATTGCTGCATACGTGAGCGGATACGACGCAACTCGCAGGCAAACTGCTGTGGTGGCTTTTCCTCTAATGCATCATTTATTTTTGCCAAAACTTTATCTTCGACACTTTCCAGCTGTTTGACATAATTATGATCATTTATCGGATTCAGCGCCCCGAGTAATTTGGTGTACATATTTCTAACACCAATAGACCAATCAGTATTGCCACTAACCTTCGCACTTTTTTGTTCAGGAAGATAAGCCTGTAAAGTCAGTACCGCTTGCTGCTTTTCTTCTAGCATGCGATTGAACATGGCCTGGATATTGTGACCAGCTACTTTCTTGATTCCGTCTTTATAAAACTCAATGCCACCATTAAGAACTTTGATAATATCGGAAATCTTGTCGATATTAGCGGGTAGCTGATTCATCTTACCGCTCCTGTTGCAGATAGTTATGCCAAACTGTTCATCGGTTACCAGAAAAAGATTGCAAAGGGTATTCCAATGTCAGGCAATTATTTCTTTCTTAATAAATAAAATAAAATGTTTTAAAAATAGTCGCTTAGAAAAACTCCAAAGGATATAACTGAGCGTTTCTTAATGTAGGTGGAGAAGACTGCGAACATTTTGCCAGATTGATGTAAAAAGGTAGCAGGAAGCCCTTAGGCTATATCAGCTACCCATAACCTTAGTTATCTTCGCCGGGAGGGCGGGAAAGTACTTCCTGAGTGCGAAAGGCTCGTTCGCCCAGAGCAGTTTTACTATTTGCCATACGTGCCACAATAGAATAATAAATATCCTTTGTGCGGGTTTTCTCTACCCGCATATCAGCATCGCTGGTTTCAAAGGGTTGGGCCGCCTCATAGCAACCTGACATGGTGCACTGCTCTTCGCGCAACACCGGCGGTGCGGTGTTATTACTCTCGCGAACAATCTTTTTACCATCACGCAGCTTTCGTTCCACGTCGGTTTTGACCACTGCCACCCAGTCATAACCCTGGGCACTCGCCAGTTCGGCTGCCCGAAACAGGGAGTACTCTTGGACCCTGGCAGCATCAGTGGCCTCGGTAGCTTTAAACATGATGCGATATTCGTTTTCGCTCAGCTCCATGCTCGAGTAACCATAGCCGTTTGCTGACTTTGCTTTGATGTAGGGAGTAGGTTCAGTCGAAGAGGAGGTGGCACAGGCTGTTAAGCCCAGGATCGCCGTCAGGGCCGTGGCAGCCACGGCGACGTGACGAAAGGTTCTGCTGCAAGCAGCCATAGCAATATCCTTAAGTTATAATCTGGAAAAACGCGGTACGAATAAACGAACTAATGGCTGTTTTTCTCTTAGATTTTGGATTGTCCGTAGTCAGGCCTTTGAATGCGCCTGCTGCGAATATACCAAACAATACCGAAGGTTTTCCAAATAATAGCTGAACTCTTCGCTTAGCGCTCGTTTGCATATAATCCGCACGCTGTTTTACCAGTGCATATTCTTTATGGGCCGCATCAACCTGACGCAGCTCATTAGATAAAAACAAACCCATGAACTATTCCTTCTGGCTCTTTCCCGCATGACCGGTCAGGGCCTGCAGAATCGGCATAAAAGAGACATGACGATAACTTTCTTTAACCGCTTTAGTGCAAACCGCTATGCCCACACCATTAATTGCCAGCAAAATAAGCGTGGTACCCCATAAAGGAGTGCCTGCCCGGTCAAGGCCGATACCAATTGCAGCACCAACAATCAGCCAGCAAAAACACGCCAGTATAAATACACCAGCCAGTCCGACTGCGGTAATGATAAACGACTTTTTGACTAATGCGGTTTCAGCGCCCAATACCGTTTTAAACGAATCGAATTGATCACGTTTATGGGCAAACATATTTTCAATGGCAGCTTTGGTTTCACTGAAGGTGGGATCGTCATGGATAGAGACGTCTTTGGAGCAATCGCTTACCCAACCAGTATCACTGGTTGGGCAGAACGAAACAGGCCGCTCTGGCCTGAAGGATGCCCTGGCAAAGTCAGAAGGTGACATTTTACCCGGCATAAGCGTTACTTCTTACGCATAAGTGATGTGATTAACATACCTGCAGCAAATGCAATACCTGCGGTTGCTACCGGGTTTTCAATCGCATATCTGCGAAGGGGAGATGCTAACCATTTTTTCTGTGCCAGGCGTTTTTGCGCTGACATATTTTCAGCCGAGTCAGCGGCTGTGGTGCGAAGGTTCTCTTCTGCGCGGCTTGCTGATGAAGCCAGTTTATCTACCGACGCATGCAAGGTTTCCTGAACTTTATCAACCATAGGATGCGTTGAGTCGTCGGCCGCCTTAGATTTGTCTGTTGCGGTATTAGCTGTCGTTGCAGTAGTCGCGCGAGCTTGTGTAGCCATACATATCTCCTTGATTAACAAATGTGTGCACAAGAAGGTCTGCAAGTCATATACCACTCGCTACGAATTTATAACTTACTGAAAAACATTAATTATTTTTAATGCTATAGCTTTTCAGCTGAATTGGAATGGTAATTCCTGCACGTCCTTGTAAGATTTTCGCAACTATTTACTGGTTCGCAAATAATGCCGTCAGGTCGGCTTTACTAACCGGCTTCAACAATGATTGAGTTATACCTACAGCTTCCAATTTGTGAGCATCAGGCTCCCGGCCGCTGACAATAATAATATTCAAATCAGGATTAATTTCGCGCAACCTTGGGGCCAGCTCCAGGCCATGATAATCGGGAAGACTAAGATCAAGCAGGGCATGCTGAAAGCCGTTGTTATCAAGCATTTTCAAAGCATCTTCCCCGTTTTGAGCTACTTCGACCTCATGGCCTTGATGAATAAGCAGCAACTGCATCAGTTCTGCCGCATCAGTGTCGTCTTCGATAACCAAAATACGGATGGGCGAAGTATGAGTCTGCAGCATGGGCTCAGGCTCACTCGTAGCAGGTTCTTCGGATTCAGATGAGGGGGAGCCGTTATCTTCTACAGGACCAGCGATTAAATCGGCCTCGACGCCGCCTGAACGGATAAGGTACTGGTCCAAAACTTCCATCAGCGCATTTTTTTCGATGGGTTTACCCAGGACACCATCAAACCCCTCATCCAATAATGATTGTCTTAAGCCTTTGCGACTTGCCGCGGTGATCGCCACCACCGCGGTTTGACAGTTGTGTTTGCGCAGCGCTTTTAACGCATCAATGCCGTTCATCACCGGCATATGAATGTCCATCAGCACCAGATGGAAGGGGTGTCCTTCCTGCTCTGCTATCAGCACCGCTTCTAAGGCCTTCACGCCATTTTCTGCGTAGGCAACCTGGGCGTGACACTGACTCACAAGATGCCCGGTAAGGCGGCGCAGTTCACGTAAGTCGTCCACAATGAGAACGCGTCCGGAAACATGTAAATTCATCTCAGGGGTGTTGCGCGCCGCCGGAGCCGAAAGATTCAGCAATTCTCTGGGCTGGCTGGCAATATCGCCCGGATTTATCGCAAAGGTAAAGGTGCTGCCTTTGCCAAAAGACGATTCAACATTAATTTCCCCATCCATTTTGTGTACTAATTCACGGCAAATGGCCAGTCCCAGACCGGCGCCGCCATGGTTGGCACGCATCACATCTTCAATTTGCTGGAATGGATGAAAAATATCGTCGAGTTTATCAGGAGGCATCCCAATGCCTGAATCAATGACCTGAAACCGCAGCATCTCTCGATTTTTTTGCGCTGACGCAGGGAGCATATCGATAACAATTTCGATCTTTCCGGCATCGGTAAATTTCACCGCATTGCTGATAAGGTTTATTAACACCTGCCGCAAACGGGTGGGGTCGGCGCGGATCACTTCCGGAACCGGGGTCTGACAATCTATCGACAGCCGCAGCCCTTTATCTTTGGCTGCCAGATTCATAAGCGAATGAACATCAGTCATAAAGCCGGCTAAATCGACATCTTTGGGCGACAGCTCCAGCTTATTGGCCATAATCCGCGACATATCCAAAAGGTCATTCAACAGGCTCAACAGATGCTTGCCATTGGTATGAATGATGGATAATTCGTTGTCAATTTGCTCATTATTGGCATCATCGAGCAATAACTCGGTGTAGCCTAAAATTGAGGTAAGGGGAGTGCGAAGCTCGTGGCCAAGATGAGCCAGAAACTTATCTTTCGCTTTGTTCTGCTGCTCGACTTTATGCCGTTCAATACGTTCGTTTTCAATTTCACGCCGGACCATAGCGTAGCGCATGGTGCGCATAAAACGGGGTGTCTCAATCTCGCTTTTATTAAGATAATCTGCCGCGCCTGCGCGCATAACCATTTCATCAACCTTGGTATCGGTTTGGCCGGTTAAAATGACCACAGGAATGCTAATGCCTTTGGACTTAATGACATTGAGAACATCAAGGGCGTTCTCAGAGCCTAAAATATAATCCAGTAAGCAGATATCAAAAATTTTACAACGGAAGGCGGCAACCGCTTCCGAACTGTTAGTCACCCAGGTAATGTCAAACCTGGGCTCCTTGCACTGTGAAAGGTAGTCGGCTGTTAAAAAATAATCATCCTCATCGTCCTCGATAAGTAATACACGGATAAGGTCACTCACAGTACGTCTCAGTTCGGCTGGTTAGTCGTGGGGAAGTTCTACAAACTCGATCCAATAACGGCCTAAGGTCCGCATTAGATCAACCAGGCCTTCAAAATTAACCGGCTTGGTAATGTAAGAAGCACATCCTAAGTCGTAACCACGCAACATGTCTTCCTCTTCCTTGGAAGTGGTCAGAATGACCACTGGTATTCCTCGCAAGGCCGGGTCGGCTTTGAGTTCCTGTAATGCTTCACGACCATCCATTCGCGGCATGTTCAGGTCCAGCAATATCAGGCTGGGACGAGGGGCATCTTTCGGATCTGCGTACTTGCCTTCACGACGCAAAAACTCCAGCAGTTCTACGCCATCTTCCACACAGAACAGATTATTCAGTACCCGGCTTTCTTTTAGTGCATCCAATGTTAATAGACGATCGTCTTCATCATCGTCTGCCATAAGGATATTAATGGGTAACGGTCCTTTAATGGTCATTTTCTACAACTCCTTGACTCGACAGGTTGGCAAACGGTTCGCCGTTTACCGGTAATATGATTTCAAATCTGGCGCCTTTGCCAGGTTCGCTGAACGCGCGAATTTGACCATTGTGACGTTCCACAATACGGCGACAAACCGCCAGGCCGATACCAGTTCCCTTGTAAGAACTACGACCATGTAAGCGCTGGAAAGGTGCAAAAATCTTTTCGGCAAAAGATTGTTCAAAGCCTATTCCATTGTCTTGTACACAAATTGTAACCCACTCAAAGTCGTCTTTGTGATGAAATGTTGATATTTCTTCCGCTTCAGCGGCCCGGCTTAGAATTTTGATGTGCGGAGGCGTATCGGGGTGTTTGAACTTCAGGGCATTTGACAACAAGTTCAAAAATAGCTGTTCGGCTTGGGATTTATCCGCCTGAATACTCGGTAAAGCGTCAACTTCCACGGTTGCCTGCGATTCTTCAATGGCAATTTCCAAATCGTCTAACACCGATTTTACCGTTTCATCTAAATCAACCTCGGTAAAATCTTTGCCCCGGGTAGAGACCCGTGAAAAGGCCAGCAAGTCGCTGATAAGCATAGACATACGTTCTGCAGCATTGAGCATACGATTCAAAAAGTCCCGGCCTCGCTCATCAATAACGTCGGCATAACCATCATCAATGCGATTGCCAAAGGCCCGGATTTTACGTAATGGCTCCTGCAAATCATGAGAAGCGACAAAAGCAAAATCTTCCAGCTCGCGATTACTTCGTGCCAACTCATCGGAGTAAATTTGGAGCTCCTGAGTACGCTGATTAATCTTAAATTCCAGCTCCTCGTTAACCCCCTCCAGGGTGCGCTGATGCCGCAGATTTTCCCGCATGTTCATTTTTATCAGCACAAAAATAGAGATGATCAGAAACGCGGTAGTAATACCTGAAATAATAAGCGTGTTGACCGAATCCCTGCGCAGTTTCATCAGATTAGATAAGTGTTCCCCCTGGACCATACGCTCCGAGCGGTCAATATCCTCAAATACCCGCTCAAATCGGTCGTATAGCACCAGCCCCCGGTCTGAATCGATAATACGGTTAGCCTGGGAAAAATCCCCCTGCAACGCCGCATTGACCGTTTTCGCCATTTCTTTAACTTTGGCTTTGCTTAATGACACCAGCTGCTGAATTTTTTTATCCTGCTCGGGCAAGTCGGATACCTGGGCGCTAAGTTCAACCTCTTCAAGCAAACCTTCAAGCCGTTCAAGGGTGAGTGTGTAGTCCTCCAGATAAGCTTCATCTTTGGTCAACAGGTAACCCCGTTGACCAGACTCAGCGCGCAGCACTGCCATATGTAGGGAATTGATGGCGGTAATAACCCGGGTGGTGGTGAATAAGCGAGCTTCCAAAGTAGCCAGTTTATCCAGGGTATTTACCACATAAAAAGAGTTACCGGTAATGATGAGAACAATAACACCAACGAGAAAAATCCAACTGTAGAAAGATTGGAACAGCTTATTAAACATATATTTATGATTCCGACTGAGAATCGCTAAGTGCTTCCATCATTTCGGTCAGCGCCTCACTGCAATCCTTAGTACTTGTTATTATTTTATCCAAAGCCTGCTTGGCACGTTCAGGCGGTACATCGCCATCCAATGCCATTTTTATCAGTTCAGCCTGCATTGAAATTCGGTTCAATGGTTTACGTGCGTCGTGGACCTGTTTCGCCACCATGGCAAGTTCTTGCTCCGTCATAAAAACCTCGATAGCTAGTCTTCTTTACTCAGATCGCCGTAAGCGTGCAAACGGTTGTACAGCGTTTTGGTACTGATACCCAACATTTCTGCGGCCAGCGTTTTGTTACCATTGACCTTTTCGAGGGTGGCGTAAATCAGCTCTTTTTCCACATCTTCAATGGTACGACCCGCCTGGAGTGCAGGGGTGGTCGATTGCTTTTTAGCAAACGGCGACTCGATAGTCTTAGGCAACTCAATATCCTGTTTCACGGGGTCGCTCATAATGGCGGCACGATGGACAAAGTGGCGCAATTCGCGGACATTGCCGGGCCAGTCATAGGCTTTGAGGGTATCCAGCTGGGTGTCTTTCCATACAAAGTTGGTGTCGTTTTCTTTATTCAGCTCAGCGATGAACGAAGAGGCCAGCAAGGGGATGTCTTCTTTGCGTTCACGCAACGGCGGAATGGTGATGGGGAATACGGCCAGGCGAAAATAAATATCCTCACGCAGGACTTTGCTTTCAGCAATTTCTTCCATCTGGCGGTTGGTAGCAGACACGACTCGGCAGTTGATAGGAATCGTTTTGGTGCCGCCAACGCGAATAACCACCTTGTTTTCCAACACCCGTAACAGGTTAGGCTGCATATCGATGGGCATTTCGGTAATTTCGTCTAAAAACAGCGTGCCGTTTTCAGCCTGTTCAAAAACCCCGGCTTTACGGCCGACGGCGCCGGTAAAAGCCCCTTTTTCATGACCAAACAATTCACTGCCAATAAGCTCTTTCGAAAACGCCCCGCAGTTGGTAGCGATATATGGGCCTTCCACATCTGAAGCGGCATGAATCGCTTCGGCGACTACTTCTTTACCCACGCCACTTTCACCCAGTAACATGACATTGGCACTGGTGCGGCTAACCCGTTCAATGAGTTTGTACAGCTCCTTCATCGAAGCCGACTCACCAATCAAATGGCCAAAATATTTTTTGATTGTGGCTTTTCCAGAGGCTTCATTTTTCTTATCTTTTTTACCACTGAGAACCGCTTCAATTTCTTCCCGCTGGATAGGCTTGACCAGATAGTCAATATTGGGACCACACAAGCCTTTAATGATACCGCGTACAGAAGGGTGCCCCGTGATAAGGGTCACACGGGGACGTTTGGGCAGGGCGTCGAGTTCATCAAACAAATGCACGCCGCTGCCATCGGGAAGCATAAAGTCCAGCAGGATGTGGTCGAAGGTTTCTTTAGTCAGCCAATCGCGCGCTTCATCCAGGTTTGCTGCGGTTAACACCTCGTGACCCAAAAACTCGATGATCGTACAAGCGACATCAGTAAATTCTGGATCGTCGTCAACAAGTAAAACAGTTAACACAGATTGTTCCCTATACTATTCGTTATTTTGCCAATAAATCCTTTACTGTCTGTAAGACAGAATGGATCACTGAGATTTGATTAAGTTTACGCTTAACCTGCTGAAATAGGAACAAATTATGGCAGCGAGACACCCATCTCCTATACAGCTGGCACGTTTCTCGCTTTGTAACTCTATCAGCCTGAACAACATGTCTCAATACAGACGATAGGAAACCGACCATGTTAGATTTGGCGGCAGTGCGTTCAATGAGCTTGCATGAACTGCTTGAACGCATGCAAAGCGCCGGAAGGGAAGAAAAAATCACCTTTGGTGAACTGCTGACTATGATGGAAAAGCGGGGATTCGGACCGATGCTGGCGGTGCCGGCGTTTATTTGCTCCACACCGGTAGGCGCTATCCCGGGTATTCCTACCGTTACCGGTATCACTATTTTTCTTATATCGCTGCAAGTTTTACTGGCAAAATCTCACCCCTGGCTGCCTGGCGCCATTACTCAGATTGGTATCGAGCGCGATTCTTTGAATAAAGGCATCGATAAAATCAGCCCCGCAGTCACCTGGGTCGACAGACTGCTTATGCCCCGCTGGTTTTTTATGCGCAATGTGGTTTTTCGAAGTTTGATAGCCATAAGCTGCGGGCTATGCGGACTGATGATGGTGCCATTAGAGCTGGTGCCCTTTCTGGGACTTATCCCCGCCACCGCCGTATTTGTGATGGCCATTGGCATGGCTACTGATGATGGTGCAGTCGCATTACTCGGACTCTCGCTGGCCTGTTTAGGTTTTTTTATGGGCGGCCAGCAGATGGTATCTTTGCTAGGTTAGCTTTAACATCCTGGGCGGTAGACAATAACGCGTCAATATCGGTATGAGGGGCCGGTTTCCCAAAAAAGTAGCCCTGACCGACATCACAGCCAAGTTGTTTTAACAAGGTGGCTTGCCCTTGCTGCTCGATGCCTTCTGCCACCACCTGAATGCCCAGGTTATGACAAAGGGCGATCATTGCCTCTACGATTTTTTCGTCTTTGGCGTTGGTGGCCACATCGGTAATAAATGCCCGGTCAAGTTTAATGGTGTGCACATTGAGCTCCCGCAGATAGGCAAATGAGCTCATGCCCGTCCCAAAATCATCAATGGAGGTTCTGATACCTAACGAATTAAAAGCGGAAATCATCCGTTTACTGACCGAGATATCCACCATGGTAGCGCTTTCAGTAAGCTCAAATTCAAGCCGGGCGGGGTCGATGCCACTGGTGGCGAGGGTCTTTTCAACAAAGGGCACAAACGCGGTGTCCATCAGATTGTAGGCAGACAGATTCACTGCCACCGGCAGCGGGGTTTCATCGTCTTCCCACTGTTTTATTTGTTTCACCGCACTTTCGATGGTGTAGCGGGTGAAGGCATGCACGATTCCGCTTTGTTCCACCAGATCAATAAAGTAGGCCGGTGACAGCAGGCCCTCGTCAGGGTGATTCCAGCGTACAATGGCTTCGGCCCCACATAGCTTGCCATTGTGAAGACTCACCTTGGGCTGATAATACAACTCAAACTGATTTTGTTGCAGGGCCGTGCGTAGCTGACTACGCAAGGTCACTTCCACGGTGTTGTTGTGGGCTAACCGGTCGTTGTAGACCTGAATGCCCAGCCGCATGCGCTTGGCCCGTAACATAGCATTTTCGGCATTTTGCACCAGCGTTTCAGTATCATGTCCGTGTTCGGGGCACAGGCCACGCCAATGCTACAGCCAATTTCAAATTCGCTCTTACCAATAATCAATGGCTCACGGCATTCGTACAACAGATTAAACGCACGACTCATTACATCATCGGAATTCAAGTCGGGGAACCACACCACAAATTCGTCGCTTCGATACCGGTAGAGTTTTGTCTGGCTGCGCATCAGCTGACGTAAACGCAAGGCAAAGGCTTTTAAAATGCGATCGCCCATATCATGCCCCAGGGCATCGTTGATATCACGAAACCGGTCAAGATCCAGGAACATCAGCGCCCCGGATTTATTTTTGATATCCAGTCCGGAGAGCAGAGCGTTGCGGTTATATAGCTTCGTAAGGTTGTCGATTAACGCCAGTTTTTCGAGACTTTTGTTGGCACTTTCAAAGCGGCGGGCGATAAAGGCTGACATGATCAGTGCCGACCAGATTGACAACCAGAATGTCAGAAAGGCTGCCACCGAAAGCCGGCTGATAACATGTTCTGAAATGGTGGACATATCGGCTGACTTCCAGATAACCGTCAGCGGTTTTTTATTTTCCGCCAGGATATCGCTATGAACATAATATTCATCTTCACCTGACGTAAAAAAGCCGGTTTGTTTCAAAGGCTGTAAAAAGGTTTGGGGGGCCAGACGAGGATCGCGATACAGCTCTTTTTGATCAAATTCAATGATCAAAATATCTTCGGCAAGAATAGACAAATCCCGGGGGACTAGCGACACCCCTTCATTTACCTCGGTGCCGTTGATAACCGGCGCAAGCAGGGTTTTCACATCAGCGTATTGTTCTTCAAACGCTTGCCGTTCGAGATCTTTTTCCATCTCGAGCAGAAGGTTATAGCCCACATAACAAAATA harbors:
- a CDS encoding CC0125/CC1285 family lipoprotein; amino-acid sequence: MAACSRTFRHVAVAATALTAILGLTACATSSSTEPTPYIKAKSANGYGYSSMELSENEYRIMFKATEATDAARVQEYSLFRAAELASAQGYDWVAVVKTDVERKLRDGKKIVRESNNTAPPVLREEQCTMSGCYEAAQPFETSDADMRVEKTRTKDIYYSIVARMANSKTALGERAFRTQEVLSRPPGEDN
- a CDS encoding response regulator; protein product: MSDLIRVLLIEDDEDDYFLTADYLSQCKEPRFDITWVTNSSEAVAAFRCKIFDICLLDYILGSENALDVLNVIKSKGISIPVVILTGQTDTKVDEMVMRAGAADYLNKSEIETPRFMRTMRYAMVRREIENERIERHKVEQQNKAKDKFLAHLGHELRTPLTSILGYTELLLDDANNEQIDNELSIIHTNGKHLLSLLNDLLDMSRIMANKLELSPKDVDLAGFMTDVHSLMNLAAKDKGLRLSIDCQTPVPEVIRADPTRLRQVLINLISNAVKFTDAGKIEIVIDMLPASAQKNREMLRFQVIDSGIGMPPDKLDDIFHPFQQIEDVMRANHGGAGLGLAICRELVHKMDGEINVESSFGKGSTFTFAINPGDIASQPRELLNLSAPAARNTPEMNLHVSGRVLIVDDLRELRRLTGHLVSQCHAQVAYAENGVKALEAVLIAEQEGHPFHLVLMDIHMPVMNGIDALKALRKHNCQTAVVAITAASRKGLRQSLLDEGFDGVLGKPIEKNALMEVLDQYLIRSGGVEADLIAGPVEDNGSPSSESEEPATSEPEPMLQTHTSPIRILVIEDDTDAAELMQLLLIHQGHEVEVAQNGEDALKMLDNNGFQHALLDLSLPDYHGLELAPRLREINPDLNIIIVSGREPDAHKLEAVGITQSLLKPVSKADLTALFANQ
- a CDS encoding histidine kinase dimerization/phospho-acceptor domain-containing protein; translated protein: MTEQELAMVAKQVHDARKPLNRISMQAELIKMALDGDVPPERAKQALDKIITSTKDCSEALTEMMEALSDSQSES
- a CDS encoding sigma-54-dependent transcriptional regulator; this encodes MLTVLLVDDDPEFTDVACTIIEFLGHEVLTAANLDEARDWLTKETFDHILLDFMLPDGSGVHLFDELDALPKRPRVTLITGHPSVRGIIKGLCGPNIDYLVKPIQREEIEAVLSGKKDKKNEASGKATIKKYFGHLIGESASMKELYKLIERVSRTSANVMLLGESGVGKEVVAEAIHAASDVEGPYIATNCGAFSKELIGSELFGHEKGAFTGAVGRKAGVFEQAENGTLFLDEITEMPIDMQPNLLRVLENKVVIRVGGTKTIPINCRVVSATNRQMEEIAESKVLREDIYFRLAVFPITIPPLRERKEDIPLLASSFIAELNKENDTNFVWKDTQLDTLKAYDWPGNVRELRHFVHRAAIMSDPVKQDIELPKTIESPFAKKQSTTPALQAGRTIEDVEKELIYATLEKVNGNKTLAAEMLGISTKTLYNRLHAYGDLSKED
- a CDS encoding putative bifunctional diguanylate cyclase/phosphodiesterase, with product MLRAKRMRLGIQVYNDRLAHNNTVEVTLRSQLRTALQQNQFELYYQPKVSLHNGKLCGAEAIVRWNHPDEGLLSPAYFIDLVEQSGIVHAFTRYTIESAVKQIKQWEDDETPLPVAVNLSAYNLMDTAFVPFVEKTLATSGIDPARLEFELTESATMVDISVSKRMISAFNSLGIRTSIDDFGTGMSSFAYLRELNVHTIKLDRAFITDVATNAKDEKIVEAMIALCHNLGIQVVAEGIEQQGQATLLKQLGCDVGQGYFFGKPAPHTDIDALLSTAQDVKANLAKIPSAGRP
- a CDS encoding GGDEF domain-containing protein; its protein translation is MPDNLELIKSDSNLRKRLLLGSVLLSLLVITIFCYVGYNLLLEMEKDLERQAFEEQYADVKTLLAPVINGTEVNEGVSLVPRDLSILAEDILIIEFDQKELYRDPRLAPQTFLQPLKQTGFFTSGEDEYYVHSDILAENKKPLTVIWKSADMSTISEHVISRLSVAAFLTFWLSIWSALIMSAFIARRFESANKSLEKLALIDNLTKLYNRNALLSGLDIKNKSGALMFLDLDRFRDINDALGHDMGDRILKAFALRLRQLMRSQTKLYRYRSDEFVVWFPDLNSDDVMSRAFNLLYECREPLIIGKSEFEIGCSIGVACAPNTDMILKRWCKMPKMLCYGPSACGWAFRSTTTG
- a CDS encoding exopolysaccharide biosynthesis protein, with the translated sequence MLDLAAVRSMSLHELLERMQSAGREEKITFGELLTMMEKRGFGPMLAVPAFICSTPVGAIPGIPTVTGITIFLISLQVLLAKSHPWLPGAITQIGIERDSLNKGIDKISPAVTWVDRLLMPRWFFMRNVVFRSLIAISCGLCGLMMVPLELVPFLGLIPATAVFVMAIGMATDDGAVALLGLSLACLGFFMGGQQMVSLLG
- a CDS encoding sensor histidine kinase, whose amino-acid sequence is MFNKLFQSFYSWIFLVGVIVLIITGNSFYVVNTLDKLATLEARLFTTTRVITAINSLHMAVLRAESGQRGYLLTKDEAYLEDYTLTLERLEGLLEEVELSAQVSDLPEQDKKIQQLVSLSKAKVKEMAKTVNAALQGDFSQANRIIDSDRGLVLYDRFERVFEDIDRSERMVQGEHLSNLMKLRRDSVNTLIISGITTAFLIISIFVLIKMNMRENLRHQRTLEGVNEELEFKINQRTQELQIYSDELARSNRELEDFAFVASHDLQEPLRKIRAFGNRIDDGYADVIDERGRDFLNRMLNAAERMSMLISDLLAFSRVSTRGKDFTEVDLDETVKSVLDDLEIAIEESQATVEVDALPSIQADKSQAEQLFLNLLSNALKFKHPDTPPHIKILSRAAEAEEISTFHHKDDFEWVTICVQDNGIGFEQSFAEKIFAPFQRLHGRSSYKGTGIGLAVCRRIVERHNGQIRAFSEPGKGARFEIILPVNGEPFANLSSQGVVENDH
- a CDS encoding DUF1328 domain-containing protein encodes the protein MLGWAVTFFIIAIIAAVFGFGGIAGAATGIAQFLFFVFVALLVISLIANALRGKSPKV
- a CDS encoding DUF883 domain-containing protein; the protein is MVDKVQETLHASVDKLASSASRAEENLRTTAADSAENMSAQKRLAQKKWLASPLRRYAIENPVATAGIAFAAGMLITSLMRKK
- a CDS encoding response regulator, which gives rise to MTIKGPLPINILMADDDEDDRLLTLDALKESRVLNNLFCVEDGVELLEFLRREGKYADPKDAPRPSLILLDLNMPRMDGREALQELKADPALRGIPVVILTTSKEEEDMLRGYDLGCASYITKPVNFEGLVDLMRTLGRYWIEFVELPHD
- a CDS encoding DUF2383 domain-containing protein, which codes for MNQLPANIDKISDIIKVLNGGIEFYKDGIKKVAGHNIQAMFNRMLEEKQQAVLTLQAYLPEQKSAKVSGNTDWSIGVRNMYTKLLGALNPINDHNYVKQLESVEDKVLAKINDALEEKPPQQFACELRRIRSRMQQCREELGSFHHATAIAG